Proteins encoded in a region of the Psychromicrobium lacuslunae genome:
- a CDS encoding MFS transporter, producing MNFRQYGHLLRVPALRKLLLVAMLARIPHSASAVVLTLHVVNTLGLGYAAAGGVGAAVTVGIAFGGPWRGRLVDIKGLRRAMVPSIIGEVTVWTVAPFLNYQLLLIAAIIGGALAVPIFSVVRQALGVMVSTKHRRTAYALDSIGAELTFMIGPAAGVALATVNTVAAMIIIGAASSLAGLLLFWFNPPTRSGQPGSYQGDVEDALESFEELAPNEAASSTSSTGTSPLSRLSGRLRGQLSWITIAVLAVLAASVGVGMTLTGTDVGIVAVLREHDQQSQIGIVFIFWCAASIVGGLIYGSLHRKVNPLWLLAVMALLTVPMGFATETWALALLSIPAGLLCAPVLSASSEWVANLVPEARRGEAMGWYGSAITLGSAIGAPLAGAAIDAVGPWGGFAAVGVISTLLAVVGLSAQWLRRRRGSVEAY from the coding sequence GTGAATTTTCGACAGTACGGGCACCTGCTGAGAGTACCTGCGCTGCGTAAGTTGCTCTTGGTGGCCATGCTGGCCCGAATCCCGCACTCAGCTTCGGCTGTGGTACTTACCTTGCACGTGGTGAATACCTTGGGCTTGGGTTATGCGGCTGCGGGCGGAGTTGGTGCCGCGGTGACCGTGGGCATCGCCTTCGGCGGACCATGGCGTGGCCGGTTGGTTGATATCAAAGGCCTACGGCGAGCGATGGTGCCCTCAATTATTGGTGAGGTCACGGTCTGGACGGTTGCGCCTTTCCTGAACTACCAATTATTACTGATTGCGGCCATTATCGGCGGGGCGCTGGCGGTGCCGATTTTCAGCGTGGTGCGCCAAGCACTCGGCGTGATGGTTTCTACCAAGCATCGGCGCACCGCCTATGCCTTGGACTCAATCGGTGCGGAACTTACCTTCATGATCGGCCCCGCCGCGGGTGTCGCGCTGGCCACGGTGAATACCGTAGCCGCGATGATCATTATCGGGGCAGCGTCCTCGCTTGCTGGGTTACTTCTGTTTTGGTTCAATCCGCCGACTCGGAGCGGCCAGCCGGGGAGTTACCAGGGCGATGTCGAAGATGCGCTGGAGTCCTTCGAAGAACTCGCCCCGAACGAGGCAGCCAGCAGCACCTCTTCCACCGGCACCAGCCCGCTGAGCCGGTTATCGGGACGACTTCGAGGACAACTGAGCTGGATCACCATCGCGGTGCTGGCGGTGCTGGCCGCCTCGGTCGGGGTGGGGATGACTCTCACTGGCACCGATGTCGGTATTGTTGCGGTGCTGCGTGAGCATGATCAGCAGTCCCAGATCGGCATTGTCTTCATCTTCTGGTGTGCCGCCTCAATCGTGGGTGGACTGATTTACGGTTCGCTGCATCGCAAGGTGAACCCGCTCTGGCTGCTGGCCGTGATGGCACTTCTGACGGTGCCAATGGGCTTCGCCACCGAAACCTGGGCGCTTGCCCTGCTGAGCATTCCGGCCGGCCTGTTGTGCGCCCCGGTGCTCTCCGCTAGTTCTGAGTGGGTGGCCAATTTAGTACCGGAGGCACGACGCGGTGAGGCAATGGGCTGGTACGGCTCGGCGATCACCCTGGGCAGCGCCATTGGGGCGCCGCTCGCCGGGGCGGCGATAGACGCTGTCGGTCCCTGGGGTGGTTTTGCCGCGGTCGGGGTGATCTCGACATTGCTCGCTGTGGTGGGGCTCAGCGCGCAGTGGCTGCGGCGTCGCCGGGGGAGCGTCGAAGCATACTGA
- the hisB gene encoding imidazoleglycerol-phosphate dehydratase HisB — protein MSSKPLAARTARLERSTSESSVLVEVNLDGTGASQISTSVPFYDHMLTALAKHSLIDLTVQATGDTHIDVHHTVEDVAITFGEVLRTALGNKAGIRRFGEATVPLDEALAQAVVDVSGRPYLVHGGEPEGQEYHLIGGHFTGSLTRHVFEAITLHAQICLHMRVLAGRDPHHIVEAQFKAFARALRAAVESDPRVEGVPSTKGLL, from the coding sequence ATGAGTAGCAAACCCCTGGCCGCGCGCACCGCACGACTGGAGCGGAGCACCTCCGAATCTTCGGTGCTGGTCGAGGTGAACCTCGATGGCACCGGAGCCTCCCAGATCAGCACCAGCGTGCCCTTTTACGATCACATGCTGACCGCACTGGCTAAGCATTCGCTGATTGATCTCACCGTGCAGGCCACCGGTGATACCCATATTGACGTCCACCACACCGTTGAGGACGTCGCCATCACTTTCGGCGAGGTTCTGCGCACCGCGCTGGGCAATAAGGCCGGTATCCGCCGTTTCGGTGAGGCCACCGTGCCTTTGGATGAGGCACTCGCGCAGGCCGTGGTTGACGTTTCGGGCCGCCCGTACTTGGTGCACGGCGGTGAGCCGGAAGGGCAGGAGTATCACCTGATCGGTGGTCATTTCACCGGCTCATTGACCAGGCATGTCTTTGAGGCGATCACGCTGCATGCCCAGATCTGCTTGCATATGAGGGTACTGGCTGGCCGGGATCCGCATCATATCGTTGAGGCACAGTTCAAGGCTTTCGCTCGGGCCTTGCGGGCTGCGGTGGAATCAGACCCTCGGGTGGAAGGCGTTCCTTCCACCAAGGGGCTGCTGTGA
- the priA gene encoding bifunctional 1-(5-phosphoribosyl)-5-((5-phosphoribosylamino)methylideneamino)imidazole-4-carboxamide isomerase/phosphoribosylanthranilate isomerase PriA yields the protein MSILELLPAVDVADGQAVRLVQGEAGSETAYGAPLDAALAWQQDGAEWVHLVDLDAAFGRGSNLPLLREVVSALQVKVELSGGIRDDASLEGALELGAERVNLGTAALEDPEWTARAIARFGDKIAVGLDVRGTTLAARGWTREGGDLWEVLARLEDAGCARYVVTDVTKDGTLRGPNLELLGEMLQRTNKPVVASGGISSLEDLRQLRTLVPLGLEGAIVGKALYAGAFTLPEALEVAGRRQPL from the coding sequence ATGAGCATTCTTGAGCTACTGCCCGCCGTAGATGTCGCCGATGGCCAGGCAGTACGCCTGGTGCAGGGCGAAGCAGGCAGTGAGACTGCTTACGGTGCGCCGCTCGACGCCGCGCTGGCCTGGCAGCAAGATGGCGCCGAATGGGTGCATCTGGTGGATCTGGACGCTGCTTTTGGTCGTGGCTCGAACTTGCCGTTGCTGCGTGAAGTGGTTTCAGCTTTGCAGGTGAAAGTCGAGCTCTCCGGTGGCATCCGTGACGACGCCTCCTTGGAAGGCGCCCTGGAGCTGGGGGCTGAGCGGGTCAACTTAGGCACTGCGGCGCTTGAAGACCCGGAGTGGACCGCTCGTGCAATCGCGCGATTCGGTGACAAAATCGCCGTTGGTCTTGACGTTCGCGGTACCACCTTGGCGGCTCGTGGCTGGACCCGTGAGGGCGGTGACCTCTGGGAGGTGCTGGCCAGGCTCGAAGACGCGGGCTGCGCACGTTATGTGGTGACCGATGTGACCAAGGATGGCACGCTGCGCGGGCCGAACCTGGAATTGCTCGGGGAGATGCTGCAACGAACCAATAAGCCGGTGGTGGCTTCCGGTGGCATTTCCAGCTTGGAAGATCTGCGTCAACTGCGCACCCTGGTGCCGCTCGGCTTGGAAGGTGCGATTGTTGGTAAGGCGCTTTACGCTGGCGCCTTCACGCTGCCCGAAGCGCTTGAGGTGGCTGGCCGCCGCCAACCGCTATGA
- a CDS encoding histidinol-phosphate transaminase: MSQETQAARLERLARLPLRDNLRGLKPYGAPQLDAPVLLNVNENTHGVPSDARRAIMRAVERSLTELNRYPDREFTELRESLARYLGHGLSADNIWAANGSNEVLQQILQAFGGPARTVLSFPPTYSMYPLLASGTNTEYLSGERASDFSLSAVSAAEQVAAAAPQLVILCSPNNPTGTALDLEVVRAVYQASEAAQSIVIVDEAYAEFAHPGTPSALTLLPGRERLIVSRTMSKAFALAGARLGYLAAAPEVTDALRLVRLPYHLSALTQATAVAALEHSESLQANVEDIKRQRDRIVDGLRALGLQPAPSDANFVFFSGVQNPGKIWQGLLDAGVLIRDVGIPGSLRVTAGTEQETTAFLENMERLLAAEGR, from the coding sequence GTGAGTCAAGAAACCCAAGCAGCACGTCTTGAACGGCTAGCGCGCCTGCCGTTACGAGATAACCTGCGCGGCCTCAAACCCTATGGAGCCCCCCAGCTCGACGCTCCGGTGCTACTAAATGTCAATGAGAACACCCATGGGGTGCCGAGTGATGCTCGAAGGGCCATTATGCGAGCGGTGGAACGCTCGCTCACCGAGCTAAACCGATATCCAGATCGAGAATTCACCGAGTTACGTGAGTCCTTGGCCCGTTACCTGGGTCATGGCCTGAGCGCCGATAACATTTGGGCTGCCAATGGCTCCAATGAAGTTCTGCAACAAATTCTGCAAGCTTTCGGCGGCCCAGCTCGCACGGTGCTGAGTTTTCCACCAACCTATTCGATGTACCCCCTGCTGGCTAGTGGTACGAACACCGAATATCTCAGTGGCGAACGAGCGTCGGACTTCTCGCTGAGCGCGGTCTCTGCCGCTGAGCAAGTGGCGGCTGCCGCTCCTCAGCTAGTCATTCTTTGCTCACCCAATAATCCCACTGGCACCGCTCTTGACCTGGAAGTGGTTCGCGCGGTCTATCAGGCGAGCGAAGCCGCGCAAAGCATCGTGATAGTTGACGAAGCTTATGCCGAGTTCGCCCATCCGGGCACGCCCAGTGCACTGACTCTACTGCCTGGGCGTGAACGGCTGATTGTTTCGCGCACCATGTCGAAGGCTTTCGCCTTGGCCGGGGCCAGGCTAGGGTACTTGGCGGCTGCCCCGGAAGTCACCGATGCACTCCGCTTGGTGAGACTGCCCTACCACCTCTCCGCACTGACCCAGGCCACCGCGGTAGCCGCATTAGAGCACTCCGAATCCTTGCAAGCTAATGTCGAAGACATTAAGCGGCAACGAGACCGCATTGTTGACGGGCTGCGCGCCCTGGGCCTGCAGCCAGCCCCTTCGGATGCGAATTTCGTTTTTTTCAGCGGCGTCCAGAACCCCGGGAAAATATGGCAAGGACTGCTTGACGCCGGTGTGCTTATCCGCGATGTCGGTATTCCGGGCAGTTTGCGAGTGACCGCCGGAACAGAGCAGGAGACCACCGCTTTTCTAGAGAATATGGAGCGCTTACTCGCAGCGGAAGGACGCTGA
- the lexA gene encoding transcriptional repressor LexA, translating into MEQPDRGLVRRSGLKGLSMRQKKILECIQRSITSNGYPPSMREIGDVVGLASLSSVTHQLSQLEKQGYLRRDPKRPRAMEVLIPLTLGDEDTEIEGVADTAKLRSASGLNVAQLASAQDTAMVPLVGRIAAGGPILADQVVEDVMPLPRQLVGHGELFMLKVVGDSMIDAAICDGDWVVVRRQNDAVNGDIVAALLDDESTVKTFRQRDGHTWLLPQNTQYEPILGDHATIMGKVVTVLRAL; encoded by the coding sequence ATGGAGCAGCCGGACCGTGGGCTGGTTCGCCGTAGCGGGTTGAAAGGCCTTTCAATGCGGCAGAAGAAGATTCTGGAATGTATCCAGCGTTCCATCACCAGCAATGGCTACCCGCCGTCGATGCGTGAGATCGGTGATGTGGTTGGCTTGGCGAGTCTCTCTAGCGTCACGCATCAGCTCTCCCAATTGGAGAAGCAGGGGTATTTGCGTCGCGATCCGAAGCGACCGCGCGCCATGGAGGTACTGATTCCCCTCACCCTGGGCGATGAAGACACCGAAATCGAGGGTGTTGCGGACACCGCGAAGCTGCGTAGCGCCAGCGGTCTCAACGTTGCTCAGCTGGCTAGCGCGCAAGACACCGCGATGGTTCCGTTGGTCGGTCGGATCGCCGCGGGTGGCCCGATCCTGGCCGACCAGGTAGTCGAGGACGTGATGCCACTGCCTCGACAGTTGGTCGGACACGGCGAATTGTTCATGCTCAAAGTGGTCGGCGACTCGATGATCGATGCAGCTATTTGCGATGGCGACTGGGTAGTGGTGCGCCGGCAGAATGACGCGGTGAACGGCGATATCGTGGCCGCGCTACTTGATGATGAATCGACCGTAAAAACTTTCCGGCAGCGCGACGGTCACACTTGGCTGCTACCGCAAAACACCCAGTATGAGCCTATTCTCGGCGATCACGCCACCATTATGGGCAAGGTCGTCACCGTGCTGCGGGCACTCTAA
- the hflX gene encoding GTPase HflX, which yields MTTQNNADHQAGADMSPAEIQAVIDRILAKDSGVEPAEHGVLASRAQALSDSGREHGEYDGEQEDLQERRALRRVAGLSTELEDVTEVEYRQLRLERVVLAGLWSEGTLADAENSLRELAALAETAGSEVLDGLVQRRMKPDPGTFLGSGKALELKDVVMATGADTVVVDAELAPSQRRGLEDIVKVKVIDRTALILDIFAQHAKSREGKAQVELAQLEYLLPRLRGWGESMSRQAGGQVGGAGAGMGSRGPGETKIELDRRRIRTRMAKLRREIAAMKPARETKRANRRRTEIPSVAIAGYTNAGKSSILNRLTQAGVLVENALFATLDPTVRKASTPDGIGFTLADTVGFVRSLPTQLVEAFRSTLEEVADADLILHVVDVSHPDPEGQIAAVRAVFSEVDARNIPEIIVLNKADAADPEVIERLRLREPRSVLVSARTGAGMTELMEQISSSIPRPNVQLELLIPYDRGDLVNKLHQSDADILSQEHRETGTWLRVKVREGLAAELAPFREGPQPAA from the coding sequence ATGACCACTCAGAATAATGCCGATCATCAAGCCGGAGCGGATATGTCACCGGCCGAGATTCAAGCCGTGATCGATAGAATCCTGGCCAAGGACTCAGGCGTCGAACCCGCTGAGCACGGTGTATTAGCTAGCCGCGCTCAGGCGCTGAGCGATTCTGGCCGAGAGCACGGCGAGTACGACGGCGAGCAGGAAGACCTGCAAGAACGCCGTGCCTTGCGCCGAGTAGCGGGGCTTTCCACCGAACTCGAGGACGTCACCGAGGTGGAATACCGTCAGCTCCGGCTGGAGCGGGTGGTGCTCGCTGGGCTGTGGAGTGAGGGTACCTTGGCCGATGCCGAGAACTCCTTGCGTGAGCTTGCCGCACTTGCCGAGACCGCTGGTTCCGAAGTGCTCGACGGTCTGGTGCAACGTCGGATGAAGCCAGACCCTGGGACATTCCTGGGTTCCGGAAAGGCTCTCGAACTCAAAGATGTGGTGATGGCAACCGGAGCCGATACCGTCGTGGTCGATGCCGAGCTGGCCCCGTCGCAGCGGCGTGGACTGGAAGACATTGTCAAGGTCAAGGTGATTGACCGAACTGCCTTGATCCTGGATATCTTCGCGCAGCATGCGAAATCTCGTGAAGGCAAGGCTCAAGTTGAACTAGCGCAGTTGGAGTACCTGCTGCCGCGCCTGCGCGGCTGGGGTGAGTCGATGTCCCGGCAGGCTGGCGGTCAGGTGGGTGGCGCGGGTGCCGGAATGGGATCTCGCGGACCGGGCGAAACGAAGATCGAACTTGATCGACGCCGGATTCGCACCAGAATGGCCAAGCTGCGCCGTGAAATTGCGGCGATGAAGCCCGCCCGGGAGACCAAGCGAGCCAACCGTCGTCGTACCGAGATTCCTTCGGTTGCCATCGCCGGGTACACCAACGCCGGTAAGTCCTCGATTCTGAATCGTCTCACCCAGGCCGGGGTGCTGGTGGAAAACGCGTTGTTCGCCACCCTTGACCCGACCGTGCGTAAGGCGAGCACGCCGGACGGCATTGGCTTCACGCTAGCCGATACCGTCGGTTTCGTCAGGTCGTTGCCAACTCAGTTGGTCGAGGCATTCCGATCCACCCTTGAGGAAGTGGCCGACGCTGATCTCATCCTGCATGTGGTTGATGTTTCGCACCCGGATCCGGAAGGCCAGATCGCTGCGGTGCGGGCCGTCTTCTCCGAGGTCGATGCCAGAAATATCCCGGAGATCATTGTGCTGAACAAGGCCGATGCGGCCGATCCGGAAGTGATCGAACGGCTCCGGCTGCGGGAACCTCGTTCCGTTTTGGTGTCAGCGCGCACCGGCGCTGGAATGACCGAGTTGATGGAGCAGATCAGTAGCTCTATTCCACGGCCGAATGTGCAGCTGGAGCTGTTGATTCCTTACGATCGTGGTGATCTGGTGAATAAGCTGCACCAATCGGACGCGGATATTCTTTCGCAGGAGCATCGGGAGACTGGGACCTGGTTGCGGGTCAAGGTTCGCGAGGGCCTCGCCGCCGAACTCGCACCATTCCGGGAAGGACCACAGCCTGCCGCATGA
- the hisH gene encoding imidazole glycerol phosphate synthase subunit HisH, producing MKPTVTVLDYGSGNVRSAVRSLERAGAEVKLSAQAVDVLEADGLVVPGVGAFQTVMDELKQVDAIRMIGRRVAGGRPVLAICVGLQILFEAGVEHGVRTEGMAEWPGVVEQLPAEVLPHMGWNTVQVPSGSVLFEGVAQERFYFVHSYAVQNWDFDVSQPKMRPPLVTWSEHGSKFIAAVENGPLSATQFHPEKSGDAGARLLRNWVNSLPKSRPQRSTNGTEAS from the coding sequence GTGAAGCCGACAGTCACTGTTCTGGACTACGGCTCGGGGAACGTGCGTTCTGCGGTGCGATCGCTTGAGCGGGCCGGGGCCGAGGTCAAACTCAGCGCTCAAGCCGTCGATGTGCTGGAAGCCGATGGTTTAGTGGTACCCGGAGTAGGTGCTTTCCAGACCGTAATGGATGAACTGAAACAAGTCGATGCGATCAGGATGATCGGCAGGCGGGTGGCGGGCGGACGTCCGGTGCTCGCTATTTGCGTGGGCCTGCAGATCCTCTTTGAGGCCGGTGTGGAGCACGGGGTGCGCACCGAAGGAATGGCCGAGTGGCCTGGCGTCGTCGAACAGCTTCCGGCGGAGGTGCTGCCCCATATGGGCTGGAACACCGTCCAGGTGCCGAGCGGTAGCGTGCTCTTTGAAGGCGTCGCCCAGGAACGGTTTTACTTTGTGCATTCCTACGCGGTGCAGAACTGGGATTTCGATGTCAGCCAACCAAAAATGCGGCCGCCGCTGGTGACCTGGAGTGAACACGGCAGCAAGTTCATTGCCGCGGTCGAGAACGGACCTCTGAGCGCTACCCAGTTCCACCCCGAAAAGTCTGGCGATGCCGGAGCCAGGTTATTGCGCAACTGGGTGAACTCCCTGCCCAAGAGCCGCCCCCAGCGCTCAACCAACGGAACGGAGGCAAGCTAA
- a CDS encoding LysM peptidoglycan-binding domain-containing protein, translating to MASGIVAGSAMSTITLKSHRKAARVTSSGLKLTRRGRFLLLGLPLMLLAVAALVLVGIVTSSAQAATGTTGAGATQVTVQAGESIWSIAAANSSNRDPRDVVAEIVQLNDLKTSVLQPGQQIFVPTH from the coding sequence ATGGCAAGCGGAATCGTAGCTGGCAGTGCAATGTCAACAATCACTCTTAAGTCCCACCGTAAAGCAGCTCGAGTTACCTCCTCGGGCCTAAAGCTGACTCGACGCGGTCGGTTTTTATTGCTCGGCCTGCCGTTGATGTTACTTGCGGTGGCCGCCTTGGTACTGGTGGGAATCGTCACTTCCTCGGCGCAGGCTGCAACTGGTACAACTGGCGCCGGTGCGACTCAGGTCACCGTGCAGGCCGGGGAGTCCATCTGGTCAATCGCTGCCGCTAATAGCAGCAACCGCGACCCTCGTGATGTGGTCGCCGAGATCGTGCAGCTCAATGACTTGAAGACCTCAGTGCTACAGCCAGGCCAGCAAATCTTCGTGCCGACTCACTAA
- a CDS encoding SseB family protein: MSGSPSRDLPAHIAAALQGAGGAADSAGRAWQGRDLSGEYHQFDGDDGVADPMLSAALTALADGLGDESAVIASLSQARLFVPVIAELTAAATGSHGVAADKESEMALVSLAAPDGRRALPAFSSIERLQNWHPQARPVAVFAPRLALSAVAEEAQLLVIDPAAELTFVVRRPAMWALAQQRQWLPSYQDAELAERIRGIVTTEAAQFGQHSTVPGAAVRLHGVEMMPGSGIRSRLNAGAAGGAIVNGGGGGPELRLVFLLEAGLSEQQLNQLLSRVQGSLAADEVFAERVDSLEISIQSIESEDGSE, encoded by the coding sequence ATGAGTGGCTCACCTTCGCGAGATCTGCCAGCCCACATCGCAGCCGCACTGCAGGGTGCGGGCGGTGCAGCTGATAGTGCAGGTCGGGCTTGGCAGGGCAGAGATTTAAGCGGTGAATATCACCAGTTCGACGGCGATGACGGTGTTGCGGACCCGATGCTCAGCGCAGCCCTGACTGCCCTTGCTGACGGCTTGGGGGATGAATCAGCGGTGATTGCGAGTCTGAGTCAGGCTCGTCTATTCGTGCCGGTTATTGCCGAATTGACTGCCGCCGCCACAGGCTCGCACGGGGTCGCCGCCGATAAAGAGTCTGAGATGGCGTTAGTGAGCTTGGCAGCACCCGACGGGCGTCGCGCGCTGCCGGCCTTCAGCAGCATTGAACGCTTGCAGAACTGGCACCCGCAGGCCCGTCCGGTGGCGGTTTTTGCGCCACGGCTCGCGCTCTCAGCGGTCGCCGAGGAGGCCCAACTGCTAGTGATCGATCCGGCGGCCGAGCTGACGTTCGTGGTACGCCGGCCCGCGATGTGGGCACTTGCTCAGCAGCGTCAGTGGTTGCCGAGCTATCAGGATGCTGAACTAGCCGAGCGAATCCGAGGCATTGTGACTACCGAGGCGGCACAGTTCGGTCAGCACTCGACAGTACCCGGAGCTGCGGTGCGCTTGCATGGTGTAGAGATGATGCCCGGCAGCGGCATTCGCAGCAGGCTAAACGCTGGTGCGGCCGGGGGAGCAATAGTGAATGGCGGCGGTGGCGGACCGGAATTGCGATTAGTCTTCCTGCTCGAAGCCGGCTTGAGTGAGCAGCAGCTGAATCAGCTGCTGAGTCGTGTGCAGGGCAGCCTAGCGGCGGACGAAGTCTTCGCCGAGCGGGTCGACTCATTAGAAATAAGTATCCAGAGCATTGAAAGTGAGGATGGGTCGGAGTGA
- a CDS encoding ATP-dependent DNA helicase, giving the protein MTEQLEAASTTSKEELALSLLDAAVAAMGGQQRPGQHEMVRQVVRSIESGDHLLVQAGTGTGKSLAYLIPLIVHALESDRPSLVATATLALQAQIVGRDLPRLLAAIEPELGRKIDVALVKGRGNYLCKHKVSGGFPTDEPQEGQLFALGEDTAVMHLPGTGPSTALGREVVRLRDWAEETSTGDRDELNPGVTDRAWRQVSVTAVECLGSQKCPVATECFSELARARGATADLVVTNHAMLAISAFEGLAVLPEYDVVVVDEAHELADRVTGAVTGQLSATMVNIAASAARKHTAISVDDLNAAAAALEAVLSGVAEGWLPEGINEQQAEAVSMVREAARVALSDSKGDSSQVADGGRQMARSRLLVILELSERLLASAESGEVVWLSRPGVFDPQKGYAAADPTAPAVLNIAPLSVAMKLRDGLFAEHTAILTSATLAIGAAFEPTAAGLGLLGAGAPSWTGADVGSPFDYTKQGMLYVAAHLEKPGRGNSPEQLNELEALLKASGGGALCLFSSRRAAEDAADELRSRLDLSILCQGESSMAALIKQFEAEPDTCLFGTMSLWQGVDVQGSSCRMVVIDRIPFPRPDDPLMTARTRAVARSGGNGFMSVSATQAAIKLAQGAGRLIRSSADRGVVAVLDSRLATARYGGFLRAALPPFWATTDRKVAIAALQRLASKA; this is encoded by the coding sequence ATGACTGAACAGCTAGAGGCAGCCTCAACGACCAGCAAAGAAGAGCTAGCGCTCAGCTTGCTCGATGCCGCAGTGGCCGCGATGGGCGGGCAGCAACGTCCTGGGCAACACGAGATGGTCCGGCAAGTGGTTCGCTCGATTGAATCGGGCGACCATTTGCTGGTCCAGGCCGGGACTGGAACCGGAAAGTCGTTGGCTTATCTGATTCCGTTGATCGTGCATGCTCTGGAAAGCGACCGGCCATCGTTGGTGGCTACCGCCACCTTGGCCTTGCAGGCGCAAATCGTTGGCCGTGATCTGCCCAGGCTGCTGGCCGCGATTGAGCCTGAGCTGGGTCGCAAGATTGATGTGGCGCTGGTCAAAGGGCGTGGCAACTATCTTTGCAAGCACAAGGTTTCGGGTGGTTTTCCCACCGATGAACCGCAAGAGGGGCAGCTCTTTGCGCTCGGTGAGGACACCGCGGTCATGCACCTACCCGGTACCGGACCCAGCACGGCTCTGGGCCGAGAGGTAGTGCGGCTTCGTGATTGGGCCGAGGAAACTAGCACCGGCGATCGGGACGAGCTGAATCCGGGGGTGACTGATCGGGCCTGGCGGCAGGTTTCGGTCACCGCGGTGGAGTGCTTGGGCTCGCAGAAGTGCCCGGTGGCCACCGAATGCTTTAGCGAGCTGGCCCGGGCGCGCGGCGCAACCGCCGATCTGGTGGTAACCAATCATGCGATGCTGGCGATTAGTGCCTTTGAGGGGCTGGCGGTGCTGCCAGAGTACGACGTTGTGGTGGTGGACGAAGCACACGAGTTAGCTGATCGGGTCACCGGGGCAGTGACCGGTCAACTCTCGGCGACGATGGTCAACATTGCGGCGAGTGCGGCCCGTAAGCACACCGCAATTAGTGTCGATGACCTGAATGCTGCCGCCGCCGCGCTGGAAGCGGTGTTGAGCGGCGTCGCTGAAGGCTGGTTGCCGGAGGGAATTAATGAGCAGCAGGCCGAGGCAGTTTCCATGGTCCGCGAAGCCGCGCGAGTGGCGCTTTCCGATTCAAAAGGTGATTCCTCGCAAGTGGCCGACGGTGGCCGTCAGATGGCCAGATCACGTTTGCTGGTCATCTTGGAATTGTCCGAGCGTTTGCTTGCCTCGGCCGAGTCCGGTGAGGTGGTTTGGCTGTCCAGGCCGGGAGTTTTTGACCCGCAAAAAGGCTATGCTGCGGCTGATCCCACCGCCCCTGCTGTCTTGAATATCGCTCCGCTGAGCGTAGCAATGAAATTGCGGGACGGCCTTTTCGCCGAGCACACAGCTATTCTGACCTCGGCCACGTTGGCTATCGGGGCTGCGTTTGAGCCTACCGCCGCTGGATTGGGCTTGCTGGGCGCTGGGGCGCCCAGCTGGACCGGAGCCGATGTCGGCAGTCCTTTCGACTACACCAAACAGGGCATGCTTTACGTGGCAGCACATCTTGAGAAACCCGGTCGTGGTAATTCACCAGAGCAACTCAACGAACTCGAAGCGCTCCTCAAAGCTTCTGGCGGTGGTGCGCTTTGTCTCTTCTCCTCGCGACGAGCCGCCGAAGACGCGGCGGACGAGCTGCGTTCCCGCTTGGATTTGAGCATTTTGTGTCAGGGCGAATCATCAATGGCGGCGCTCATTAAACAGTTCGAAGCTGAGCCAGATACCTGCCTCTTCGGGACTATGTCACTGTGGCAAGGTGTTGATGTGCAGGGCTCATCTTGTCGTATGGTGGTGATTGACCGGATCCCGTTCCCGCGTCCCGATGATCCGCTCATGACAGCGCGAACTCGCGCGGTGGCTCGGTCTGGCGGCAATGGATTTATGAGCGTTTCCGCAACCCAGGCGGCGATCAAGCTGGCGCAAGGGGCGGGGCGGTTGATTCGCTCTTCAGCGGACCGGGGTGTGGTGGCCGTGCTAGATTCACGACTTGCCACCGCCCGCTATGGCGGTTTTCTGCGCGCCGCCTTGCCTCCTTTTTGGGCGACAACTGATCGGAAGGTCGCAATAGCCGCTTTGCAACGGCTGGCTTCGAAAGCTTAA